A window from Drosophila willistoni isolate 14030-0811.24 chromosome XR unlocalized genomic scaffold, UCI_dwil_1.1 Seg143, whole genome shotgun sequence encodes these proteins:
- the LOC111519089 gene encoding uncharacterized protein LOC111519089, whose product MERKHKRCSFKRSGSICMIREIPHAMCHSKNNNYNNNSSNSSSPQTSPRSSISSNNKTQHHGKDTSNNSLNINHQNVTKKSTQKSFKLFSFLFKNKKQNGHTRTRENEDGLDPKIDTMKEEDVRKLIQMYHNYENLYNPRNICFGNKKIDEDCYIQMIQSFPGLACTSDELRIYLEELKKVFQEEYTIIENARRNYGQVVKPSIQHYNELLFLVPHLSMHFDNNCPKGFFNRSKSTLSLISRKSAGKLPSLTQLQHSGASSDSNKSAKCPKNELNPIDFVCIERNKQRKLCFQGDQAKINDNAQKKQLMQQEQVGFIDPRMDSTSWRSKMAPPNSSSLPSSTRDCHLECPLHAMNQSNSKPYHPNYSSYPQISKVSVESSFYSDEKSMHTIDLTCPSRMHVLQTDSVQRPIRPTPPARTKPHRIQNIANPEPPASISSAPTTTTDQTRDNGQQVQMLCEMIRTELTNAPDFIYFDAKWRIIEILREVHKRQLVHIKASTPHQLGKKSQTDSNDVSKPMKSLPQHYEDMDHHSGYTRVCSKSESHCPYCHRHSN is encoded by the coding sequence ATGGAACGAAAACACAAGCGCTGCTCCTTCAAGCGTTCCGGTTCGATTTGCATGATCCGCGAAATTCCCCATGCGATGTGCCACTCCAagaacaacaactacaacaacaacagcagcaacagttcCTCTCCCCAAACCAGTCCCAGAtccagcatcagcagcaacaacaagaccCAACACCACGGCAAAGATACGAGCAATAATagtttaaatataaatcatCAAAATGTAACCAAAAAGTCCAcacaaaaatcatttaaactTTTCTCATTTCTATTCAAAAATAAGAAGCAAAATGGTCATACTAGAACAAGAGAAAACGAGGACGGTTTGGATCCTAAAATTGACACAATGAAGGAAGAAGATGTGCGGAAACTAATACAAATGTACCATAATTATGAGAATCTGTATAATCCACGAAATATCTGTTTTGGCAACAAGAAAATCGATGAGGATTGTTATATACAAATGATACAATCTTTTCCTGGCCTGGCATGTACAAGCGATGAACTGAGAATCTATTTGGAAGAACTGAAGAAAGTATTCCAAGAGGAATATACCATTATTGAAAATGCCCGAAGGAATTATGGCCAAGTTGTGAAACCATCTATACAACATTATAATGAACTACTATTTCTAGTGCCACATTTAAGTATGCACTTCGATAACAATTGTCCGAAAGGTTTCTTTAATAGATCCAAATCGACTTTAAGTTTAATATCACGTAAATCTGCTGGAAAATTGCCCTCGCTTACACAATTGCAGCATTCAGGTGCCTCATCAGATAGCAATAAATCAGCCAAATGTCCCAAAAATGAGTTAAATCCCATTGATTTTGTCTGTATTGAAAGAAATAAGCAAAGGAAATTATGCTTTCAGGGAGATCAAGCGAAGATTAATGATAATGCACAAAAAAAGCAGCTCATGCAGCAGGAGCAGGTTGGATTTATTGACCCAAGAATGGATTCAACTAGCTGGCGATCCAAAATGGCTCCTCCGAACTCAAGCTCCCTTCCATCCAGTACTAGAGACTGTCATCTGGAGTGTCCCCTCCATGCGATGAATCAATCAAATTCTAAACCCTACCATCCAAATTATTCATCTTATCCACAAATTTCTAAAGTCTCTGTAGAATCATCCTTCTATTCCGATGAAAAATCAATGCACACAATTGATCTGACATGTCCCTCTCGTATGCATGTTCTGCAAACTGATTCCGTCCAGCGACCAATTCGTCCAACGCCTCCAGCACGTACCAAGCCACATCGAATACAAAACATAGCCAATCCAGAGCCTCCTGCATCCATTTCATCTGCACCGACAACAACGACAGACCAGACCCGGGACAATGGACAACAGGTGCAAATGCTTTGCGAAATGATTCGCACCGAATTGACTAATGCCCCCGATTTCATTTACTTCGATGCCAAATGGCGTATTATAGAGATTCTTCGTGAAGTGCATAAACGACAGTTGGTTCACATAAAGGCTTCCACACCGCATCAACTCGGCAAGAAATCCCAAACCGACTCCAACGATGTCAGCAAACCAATGAAATCACTTCCTCAACACTACGAAGATATGGACCACCACAGTGGGTATACAAGGGTCTGCTCGAAGTCCGAATCCCATTGTCCCTATTGCCATAGGCATTCCAACTGA
- the LOC124460620 gene encoding uncharacterized protein LOC124460620, whose amino-acid sequence MDEVFALHMDKLDVYDVLLLAGILTVIILICI is encoded by the exons ATGGATGAGGTGTTCGCCCTGCACATGGATAAGCTGGACGTTTATGACG TTCTCCTTTTGGCTGGCATACTGACGGTTATAATtcttatttgtatttaa
- the LOC6646350 gene encoding CCAAT/enhancer-binding protein gamma: MPAKRRTAAGDAAGGDSSSSRASTSRDTGGDIPMSPQTDDPAYKLKRKKNNEAVQRTREKTKKTAEERKMRIEKLKEENTQLKAKIQQEKTHINTLRELIIKGEKDENQNRIIQEILGRPESDDDDD; this comes from the exons ATGCCAGCCAAAAGGAGAACTGCAGCAGGCGATGCAGCAGGCGGGGAtagtagcagcagcagagcaTCAACCAGTAGAGATACAGGTGGAGATATCCCAATGAGTCCACAAACAGATGACCCAGCGTACAAATTGAAACGAAAAAAGAATAATGAG GCCGTGCAACGCACTAGGGAGAAGACGAAAAAAACCGCCGAGGAACGTAAAATGCGCATAGAGAAACTAAAGGAGGAGAACACCCAGCTCAAGGCGAAAATTCAGCAAGAGAAAACACACATTAATACACTGCGAGAACTGATCATTAAGGGCGAAAAGGATGAGAACCAAAACCGCATAATACAGGAAATTCTCGGACGACCTGAATcggatgacgatgatgattgA
- the LOC6646351 gene encoding nedd8-activating enzyme E1 regulatory subunit, whose protein sequence is MSSPAPKSPELSDKSKKYDRQIRLWGEHGQMLLESANICLANVTAVGCETAKGLVLPGIGGFTVADGSTVKEEDLGNNFFLDASYIGKSKALACMQLLQELNPDVNGDYVDESVDYILANRSNFFDNFDLVIASNLNEQTLISLSNRLWESNVPLLYCRSLGMLGTIRLQIKEHCIVEAHPDNRQFDLRLEHPFETLREHLESTEVTSKVPWLLVLYKYLKVWQKQQDGDQKAPKNYKEKLALKELIEKEMKADEENHEEAIKAVNTAFGAGRVSSDLKAIFNDDACEQLNKKSNPFWIMAKALKHFVTEENNGYVPLPGVLPDMTANTESYIALQHVYRQQALHDADQVYHKCQDYLKQLSLPVDSIDERSVRLLCREAAGLAVIRGTRIADEYEKSCRLQPLVEDNELQGTLTAYNFALRAYERFLCECGNIPGECTVEQDIGRLKSIASKMLNDLGMHATISNDVLHEICRFGGAELHAVSAFIGGCAAQEVIKIITKQYKPIDNTFIYNAVTTESVTLKL, encoded by the exons ATGTCTTCACCAGCACCAAAGTCACCAGAATTATCcgataaaagcaaaaaatatgATAGACAAATCAG ACTTTGGGGCGAACATGGCCAAATGCTGCTGGAATCGGCAAACATTTGCCTAGCGAATGTGACTGCCGTTGGTTGTGAAACAGCTAAGGGACTAGTTCTTCCCGGCATTGGAGGCTTCACAGTGGCCGATGGCAGCACTGTTAAGGAAGAGGATTTGGGTAACAA TTTCTTTCTTGATGCCAGTTATATTGGAAAATCCAAGGCTTTAGCCTGCATGCAGTTGTTGCAGGAACTCAATCCCGATGTGAATGGCGACTATGTGGATGAGAGTGTTGACTATATATTGGCAAACCGTTCCAATTTCTTTGACAATTTTGATTTGGTCATTGCCTCGAATTTAAATGAGCAAACATTGATATCGCTATCGAATCGCCTGTGGGAATCAAATGTGCCGCTGCTCTATTGCCGTTCTTTGGGCATGCTGGGTACCATACGGCTGCAGATCAAAGAACATTGCATTGTGGAGGCTCATCCGGATAATCGACAGTTTGATTTGCGTCTGGAGCATCCGTTTGAGACATTACGTGAGCATCTAGAAAGTACAGAGGTCACTAGTAAAGTGCCTTGGCTTTTGGTtctatacaaatatttaaaggtCTGGCAGAAGCAACAAGACGGTGACCAAAAGGCACCCAAAAACTACAAGGAGAAGCTAGCGCTGAAAGAGCTAATCGAAAAGGAAATGAAAGCCGATGAGGAGAATCACGAAGAGGCTATCAAAGCGGTCAATACGGCCTTTGGAGCTGGTCGAGTATCTAGCGATTTGAAAGCCATATTTAATGATGATGCCTGCGAGCAGTTAAATAAGAAG AGCAATCCCTTTTGGATCATGGCAAAGGCTTTAAAGCATTTTGTAACTGAAGAGAATAATGGTTATGTGCCCCTGCCTGGCGTCTTGCCCGATATGACTGCTAATACGGAATCATATATTGCCCTGCAGCATGTTTATCGTCAGCAAGCATTGCATGATGCCGATCAGGTCTATCACAAATGCCAGGATTATCTTAAGCAACTATCCCTTCCAGTTGATAGCATCGATGAGCGTAGTGTTAGGTTGCTCTGCCGTGAGGCAGCCGGCCTAGCTGTCATCCGGGGAACACGTATTGCGGATGAATATGAGAAAAGTTGTCGCCTCCAGCCCCTAG TTGAGGACAATGAATTGCAGGGCACACTGACTGCCTATAATTTTGCCCTGCGCGCCTATGAACGCTTCCTCTGCGAATGCGGCAACATTCCAGGCGAATGTACAGTGGAACAGGATATCGGTCGTCTCAAGAGCATTGCGAGCAAAATGCTCAACGATCTGGGCATGCATGCGACGATCAGTAATGATGTTCTTCATGAGATTTGCCGTTTTGGTGGTGCCGAACTTCATGCCGTGTCCGCTTTTATTg GTGGTTGCGCTGCCCAGGAGGTGATCAAGATAATAACCAAACAATATAAGCCAATTGAtaatacttttatatataatgCTGTAACCACTGAAAGTGTTACGTTGAAGTTGTAG
- the LOC6646352 gene encoding elongation of very long chain fatty acids protein 4 → MSSSSLFNDTTNIGFPYAELADKRTQEWPLVESPWNVATLLALYLLMVRYAPKWMARHKPLQLRVPLFLYNLTMALINAHICLEFFTASRALNYRFSCQPCREDYNPHEMRIAAAFWWFYITKVFEFADTAFFILRHKWSQLSFLHVYHHSTMFIMCWIVVKWLPTGSSYVPGMINSFVHIIMYSYYALSTLGPRIQPYLWWKRYLTALQLLQFTIGFFWGSHALYLNCGYTLWILYFGGFYMSSFLFLFGRFYIQSYQTSTRKPNEHNK, encoded by the exons atgtcgtcgtcatcgttgtTTAATGACACCACGAATATTGGTTTTCCGTATGCGGAACTGGCGGATAAACGTACACAGGAATGGCCACTGGTTGAATCACCTTGGAATGTGGCAACTTTGTTGGCCCTTTACTTGCTGATGGTACGCTATGCACCCAAATGGATGGCCAG GCACAAGCCATTGCAGTTGCGTGTGCCATTGTTCTTGTACAATCTGACCATGGCCCTTATAAATGCCCACATATGCTTGGAGTTTTTTACGGCATCGCGTGCATTGAACTACAGATTCAGCTGTCAGCCATGTCGTGAGGACTATAACCCACATGAGATGCGT atTGCCGCTGCTTTTTGGTGGTTCTACATCACGAAAGTCTTTGAATTTGCCGACACAgcgtttttcattttacgCCACAAATGGTCACAATTGAGTTTCCTGCATGTCTACCATCATAGCACAATGTTTATCATGTGCTGGATAGTTGTCAAATGGCTACCAACAGGATCAA GCTATGTACCCGGCATGATAAATTCCTTTGTGCACATCATAATGTATAGCTACTATGCTTTGAGTACATTGGGTCCACGTATTCAACCGTATTTGTGGTGGAAACGTTATCTGACTGCATTGCAATTGCTGCAATTTACCATTGGTTTCTTTTGGGGCTCACACGCGTTGTACCTAAATTGTGGTTATACCTTATGGATCTTATATTTTGGAGGCTTCTATATGTCAtctttccttttcctttttggtcGCTTCTATATACAGAGTTATCAGACATCAACAAGAAAACCGAATGAACATAACAAATAA